The window CGCTGGCGTTGCAACTGCGGCGGCCGGCGGCCCAGCGAGTTCCACAGGGTCTGCAGATGCGGGCCGGGCAGCCACCAGGCGGGTTGGAAGGATGCGGTCATGCGCCTTTGTGCTCATCAGCTTGGATCAAGTGACGAGGCTAGAGCCTTTGCGGGAAAAGCAGAAGCACCATTGCTTGGGCGAATGCCCGCAGCGGAGTCCTAGCCCGGATGCAGAGCCGGGCTAGGGCGTTCAGGCGTTTTCTCGGGGCGGGTTAAACCGAGCGCTGCCACAGTGCGTAATACACCTGGCCGGCTTTCTGTTCGCGGTGCAGGCGCCAGTTGCTGGGCAGCGCCAAGCTCGAGGGCGCGGCTTCGCTTTCGGTGTAGATCCAGGCGTCGGCGGCCAGCCAGCCTTTGGCTTCCAGCAATGTGCAGGCCGACTCCAGCAAGTCGTGGCCGAAGGGCGGGTCGAGGAACACCAGGTCGAAGGGCGTGGCGGGCTGGCTTTCCAGATGGCGCAAGCCATCGCCGTGCAGCAACTGGCCGTTGTCGCACTTCAGCGTGGCCAGGGTCTGGCGCAGGCTGGCAATGGCGGCCATGTGGGTGTCCACCGCCAAGGCGCTGCCGGCACCGCGCGACAGGGCTTCCAGGTACAGGGCGCCGCTGCCGGCGAACAGGTCG is drawn from Pseudomonas cavernae and contains these coding sequences:
- the rsmD gene encoding 16S rRNA (guanine(966)-N(2))-methyltransferase RsmD; amino-acid sequence: MSRPSKPSNVPAHGGQGELRIIGGAWRSRKFSFPMAHGLRPTPNRVRETLFNWLAPYVAGAKVLDLFAGSGALYLEALSRGAGSALAVDTHMAAIASLRQTLATLKCDNGQLLHGDGLRHLESQPATPFDLVFLDPPFGHDLLESACTLLEAKGWLAADAWIYTESEAAPSSLALPSNWRLHREQKAGQVYYALWQRSV